One part of the Mariniblastus fucicola genome encodes these proteins:
- a CDS encoding response regulator has protein sequence MPEKSLRILIVDDDEDILANLSDILNDLGYQTDTATCGEDAIGIVQQFCPNKESCKFDLCLLDFKMPGIDGVELYEKIVEFNPQLRAIMITAYAGDDGVQRAVDAGTWKVLRKPVDIELLLGMIRDAVV, from the coding sequence ATGCCTGAGAAAAGCCTTCGAATCCTGATTGTCGACGACGACGAAGACATCCTCGCCAATCTCTCCGACATTCTTAACGACCTTGGCTATCAGACCGACACGGCGACTTGCGGAGAGGATGCGATCGGCATCGTCCAGCAATTCTGTCCGAACAAAGAATCCTGCAAGTTCGACCTGTGTCTTCTGGATTTCAAGATGCCGGGAATTGATGGAGTCGAGTTGTACGAGAAAATTGTCGAGTTCAATCCGCAACTCCGAGCCATCATGATCACCGCTTACGCGGGAGACGACGGAGTCCAACGCGCTGTCGACGCAGGAACCTGGAAAGTGCTTCGCAAACCCGTCGATATCGAGCTGTTGCTGGGCATGATCCGCGACGCCGTGGTCTGA
- a CDS encoding universal stress protein, producing MKLNRILCPIDFSDFSKAANFYASLFAQEADAQLVFLSVLYPPGKDDPIESQLDDLYSKLSSETRPVAPDVRHKFEVLAGDPASAILSYANENHVDLIVMGTHGVSGLGRLFHGSVCQKVLRHAICPVMAVKDTVDVDWISPFRKEALP from the coding sequence ATGAAACTGAATCGAATCCTGTGTCCCATTGACTTTTCAGATTTCAGCAAGGCCGCGAACTTTTACGCGTCGCTGTTTGCCCAGGAAGCTGACGCTCAATTAGTCTTCCTGTCGGTGCTGTATCCGCCGGGCAAGGATGATCCGATTGAGTCGCAACTGGATGACCTGTACAGCAAGCTCAGTTCCGAAACCCGGCCGGTGGCACCGGATGTGCGACACAAGTTCGAAGTCCTTGCTGGAGATCCAGCGAGTGCGATTTTGAGCTACGCCAACGAAAATCATGTCGATTTGATCGTCATGGGAACGCACGGCGTGTCGGGTCTTGGGCGACTTTTTCATGGAAGCGTATGCCAGAAAGTTCTGCGACACGCGATTTGTCCGGTCATGGCCGTCAAAGACACTGTAGATGTTGACTGGATCTCACCGTTTCGAAAAGAAGCATTACCCTGA
- a CDS encoding universal stress protein: MNRFTGKKIVVPWDYEEMSLESLLMALELTDSNDNIEVVHVVEFPKGVQPSAAIELCSEERQQELKEKFNEQLPDGVSGLNFTIISDFDNEHGVEIANFAAAREAGLIVIGSHGRKGLARLILGSVADKVVQHSRCPVLILRD; the protein is encoded by the coding sequence ATGAACAGATTTACTGGAAAGAAGATTGTTGTCCCCTGGGATTACGAGGAAATGTCACTGGAGAGTCTGCTCATGGCTCTTGAGTTGACGGATTCCAATGACAATATCGAAGTCGTTCACGTCGTTGAGTTTCCTAAAGGAGTTCAGCCATCAGCAGCGATCGAGCTTTGTTCGGAAGAACGACAGCAGGAGCTCAAAGAGAAATTTAACGAGCAGCTTCCGGATGGAGTCAGCGGTCTGAATTTCACGATCATCTCGGACTTTGACAACGAGCACGGCGTTGAAATCGCGAACTTTGCGGCAGCCCGAGAAGCCGGCCTGATCGTCATTGGATCTCACGGCCGAAAGGGACTTGCGCGGCTAATTCTTGGCTCGGTGGCCGACAAGGTTGTCCAACATAGCCGATGCCCGGTCCTCATTCTTCGCGATTAG
- a CDS encoding BON domain-containing protein: MPVQSPDSHHHFETGIRDSEPRNKFDFERRERDDELVARSQELLDGHPHFRCRYYQLEFRTQPGRLTISGRLPSFYLKQLAQELLRSLNIEIVNEIEVVDLEDSRSSKQPAG; the protein is encoded by the coding sequence ATGCCGGTGCAGTCGCCAGATTCTCATCATCATTTTGAAACCGGGATTCGCGATAGCGAGCCTCGGAACAAGTTTGACTTTGAGAGACGTGAGCGAGACGACGAACTGGTAGCCCGTTCCCAAGAGCTGCTGGACGGTCATCCGCACTTCCGATGTCGTTACTATCAGCTGGAATTTCGAACGCAGCCCGGCCGTCTGACAATCAGCGGTCGGCTGCCTTCGTTTTATCTCAAACAGCTCGCCCAGGAACTCCTTCGTTCACTCAATATTGAAATCGTGAACGAAATTGAAGTCGTCGATCTTGAGGACAGCCGATCGTCAAAGCAGCCAGCTGGCTGA
- a CDS encoding efflux RND transporter permease subunit gives MNRLPEFAVARPTIIVTLVILLVSSGIFRFATMPRREDPEFTLKICVVTTRWNGATAEQVERHVTDPLEKAIQGLEEVRLIRSNSLSEQSVIFVELEEWVPGAKVDDSWDRVRARVENVQMPDQDIVPLVNDEFADTSVIVFAVHQQPLEGSDSIDPRFAYTQRELDDYSERIRDALLLLPGVAKVERHGVMQEAIYVESSAQNWSQLRLTSDYVQQLADSQNIIAPGGVVDSDDGRLFVRPDGNVDAVEQINLLAVGTVSSAGTENQVTVRDLGLNVRRGYVDPPQRICRYGSPTMATAANTISVAMKSGANIVEICESSKQRVAQLSAQGELPPDVAVSVISDQSVSVNQRIRDVMVNIVQAIIIVVIVVYLFVGFRIAAVMAANIPFVVFVSLAIIPFFNVQLEQMSLASMIIALGLLVDNAVQICDQAATNQRDGMNPRDAAVKGAQLLGPSMLNGTLTTIAAFAPMLIALEGSSGEFIYSLPVTLSVMLGVSWVLAMTFCVILAAWYIRAPGDGRQSAAPLPWLFGKLKNFFLRTFSRRKKTDEGADTTPSVGAADSGDDTGGSFFFDLYGAILGWTLKHPFATLATAFGMLVLIMQLPVSAEFFPLTERNQFAVNVYLPESASFEQTNKIARQVEDAIRKVSPWVDEEGVEHERLRNMRTVVGGGGSRWYLSWEPEFIQPNFAEILVHTTDGKLTHEFAESLRKAVQEGNEELGIEPIVGARVVPIELLLGPPADPVVLRVVGDGYADMKQLRSAADRVKQMIEDQPETWDVNDSWGVATQQLFVDVADDRTGVTGVRNSEIASSLDAFYSGRFLTHYREANRLIPVYFRLRPEDRKSIADMQTSYIETSSGKIPLSALADIVPQWRPSRIERRNGNRTIEVRSQIQAGASGNDITSRIFKSEQMDRLREELPLGMRVEIGGALEESEKAQWQMLSSFGMSFIAIILLLIIQFNSVFRMTIIVFTLPLALGGALLGLWLTTNPLGFMPQLGILALFGIVLNAAILFVEFADQMIRQRKQQQGNDERLSKEDVQAAIISAGRQRLTPIFLTTATTVGGLLPLALFGGPLWVGMAWLLVFGLSYATLLTLIIIPVLYSFSRQ, from the coding sequence ATGAATCGATTGCCCGAATTTGCGGTCGCCCGCCCGACGATCATCGTCACGCTGGTGATTCTGCTCGTTTCTTCCGGAATTTTTCGCTTTGCCACCATGCCGCGTCGCGAAGACCCCGAGTTCACGCTCAAAATTTGCGTCGTGACGACTCGATGGAATGGAGCGACTGCGGAACAGGTTGAACGACACGTCACCGATCCGCTGGAGAAAGCGATTCAGGGTCTCGAAGAAGTTCGTCTTATCCGATCGAACTCGTTGAGCGAACAGTCGGTCATTTTCGTCGAACTGGAAGAATGGGTTCCGGGGGCCAAAGTCGATGACTCCTGGGATCGGGTTCGGGCGCGGGTCGAGAATGTGCAGATGCCTGATCAGGACATCGTGCCGCTGGTCAACGACGAGTTCGCGGACACCAGCGTGATCGTGTTTGCGGTCCATCAACAGCCTCTTGAAGGCTCGGACTCTATCGATCCCAGGTTTGCCTATACGCAACGTGAGCTGGATGACTATTCAGAACGAATTCGTGACGCATTGTTGCTGTTGCCGGGCGTCGCCAAAGTCGAACGGCATGGCGTGATGCAAGAAGCGATCTATGTCGAATCAAGCGCACAAAACTGGTCGCAGCTCAGGCTGACATCGGACTATGTGCAACAGCTTGCCGACAGCCAAAACATTATCGCGCCCGGCGGCGTGGTTGATTCTGACGATGGTCGTTTGTTCGTTAGACCCGATGGCAATGTGGATGCCGTTGAGCAAATCAATTTGCTGGCCGTCGGAACGGTGTCTTCGGCAGGCACTGAGAATCAGGTGACAGTTCGCGATTTGGGTTTGAACGTTCGGCGTGGCTATGTCGATCCACCGCAGAGGATCTGCAGGTACGGTAGTCCGACGATGGCAACGGCAGCGAACACGATTTCAGTCGCCATGAAGTCGGGAGCCAATATTGTTGAGATTTGCGAATCTTCAAAACAACGCGTGGCGCAACTGAGCGCCCAGGGAGAGCTGCCGCCGGACGTCGCGGTGTCAGTGATTTCAGATCAATCGGTCAGTGTCAACCAGCGTATTCGCGACGTAATGGTGAACATTGTTCAGGCGATTATCATTGTGGTTATCGTCGTCTACCTATTCGTCGGATTCAGAATTGCAGCCGTCATGGCGGCCAACATTCCGTTTGTCGTGTTTGTGTCGCTGGCGATCATTCCGTTCTTCAATGTTCAGTTGGAGCAGATGTCCCTCGCGTCGATGATCATCGCGCTCGGATTGCTCGTCGACAACGCGGTGCAGATCTGCGACCAGGCTGCAACCAACCAACGCGACGGCATGAACCCGCGAGACGCGGCGGTCAAAGGCGCCCAGTTGCTCGGCCCATCGATGCTCAACGGAACTCTGACAACGATCGCGGCTTTCGCGCCGATGTTGATCGCTCTGGAAGGTTCCAGCGGAGAGTTTATCTACAGCTTGCCCGTGACGCTGTCGGTAATGCTGGGAGTCAGCTGGGTTTTGGCGATGACTTTCTGTGTCATCCTTGCCGCCTGGTATATTCGTGCTCCTGGCGATGGCCGCCAAAGTGCGGCTCCGCTGCCGTGGTTGTTTGGCAAGCTGAAAAACTTCTTCCTGCGAACGTTCTCGCGCCGCAAGAAAACAGACGAAGGCGCTGATACAACGCCATCGGTTGGGGCGGCTGATTCGGGCGACGACACTGGCGGAAGCTTCTTTTTTGATTTGTATGGTGCGATTCTGGGTTGGACGCTGAAGCACCCTTTTGCGACGCTTGCGACGGCTTTTGGCATGCTGGTATTGATCATGCAGTTGCCTGTTTCCGCCGAGTTTTTCCCGCTCACCGAGCGAAACCAGTTCGCGGTAAACGTCTATCTACCTGAGTCCGCTTCCTTCGAGCAAACCAACAAGATCGCCCGACAGGTCGAGGACGCGATCCGCAAAGTAAGCCCGTGGGTGGACGAAGAGGGCGTTGAGCACGAACGATTGCGGAACATGCGAACCGTAGTCGGAGGCGGTGGGTCGCGATGGTATTTGAGCTGGGAGCCAGAATTCATACAGCCGAACTTTGCTGAAATTCTCGTCCACACAACGGACGGAAAACTGACTCATGAATTCGCAGAGTCGTTGCGGAAAGCCGTTCAGGAAGGGAATGAAGAACTGGGCATCGAACCGATTGTCGGTGCACGGGTTGTGCCGATCGAGTTGCTGCTGGGACCTCCCGCGGATCCTGTCGTGTTGCGTGTCGTCGGCGATGGTTATGCGGACATGAAACAGCTTCGTTCGGCCGCGGATCGCGTCAAACAGATGATCGAAGACCAACCGGAAACTTGGGACGTCAATGATTCCTGGGGAGTTGCAACTCAGCAGTTGTTCGTGGACGTTGCGGACGATCGAACGGGGGTTACAGGTGTGCGGAATTCGGAAATTGCGTCTTCACTGGATGCGTTTTACTCCGGAAGATTTTTGACTCACTACCGCGAAGCCAATCGTTTGATCCCGGTCTACTTTCGGCTGCGTCCGGAAGATCGTAAATCGATCGCGGACATGCAAACCAGCTATATCGAAACCAGCAGCGGCAAGATTCCGCTTTCGGCGTTGGCCGATATTGTGCCGCAGTGGCGACCTTCCAGAATTGAGCGTCGCAATGGCAACCGGACGATCGAAGTTCGTTCCCAGATTCAGGCGGGAGCTTCCGGCAACGATATCACCAGCCGAATCTTCAAGTCAGAGCAGATGGATCGTCTGCGAGAAGAATTGCCGCTGGGGATGCGAGTCGAAATTGGTGGTGCGTTGGAGGAATCGGAGAAAGCTCAGTGGCAAATGCTGTCATCGTTTGGAATGTCGTTTATCGCCATCATCCTGTTGTTGATCATTCAGTTCAACAGCGTGTTTCGCATGACGATCATTGTCTTTACATTGCCATTGGCACTTGGTGGAGCCCTGTTGGGATTGTGGCTGACGACCAATCCGCTTGGTTTCATGCCCCAGTTGGGAATTCTCGCGCTCTTTGGAATCGTGCTCAATGCCGCGATTCTGTTCGTCGAGTTTGCGGATCAGATGATTCGTCAGCGAAAACAGCAACAGGGCAACGATGAACGGCTATCAAAAGAAGACGTTCAAGCTGCGATAATTTCAGCGGGTCGGCAACGACTGACGCCAATTTTTCTTACGACGGCGACCACCGTAGGAGGCCTGTTGCCGCTGGCACTGTTTGGCGGACCGCTGTGGGTAGGGATGGCGTGGCTGCTGGTGTTTGGGCTTAGCTATGCAACGTTGCTGACGCTGATCATCATCCCAGTGCTGTACAGTTTCTCCAGGCAATGA
- a CDS encoding universal stress protein, translating into MNIDRILCPIDFSDSNSAANDYACMLADATAGQIVYLHCWLPNVYETSPAYVDTLAEQERLLGELKSFVHPNHDDIKASYVVEMGSPTEKIVDFANDNGIDLIIMGTHGRTGIRRLVMGSVAEAVVQNADCPVLALKSRTGAHLEA; encoded by the coding sequence ATGAACATCGATCGCATTCTCTGCCCAATCGACTTTTCCGATTCCAATTCCGCTGCCAACGACTATGCCTGTATGCTGGCCGACGCAACCGCTGGTCAAATTGTCTATCTGCACTGTTGGCTGCCGAACGTCTACGAAACCTCTCCAGCATACGTCGACACACTCGCAGAGCAAGAACGCTTGCTTGGCGAACTAAAATCCTTTGTGCATCCAAATCATGACGACATCAAGGCATCTTACGTCGTCGAGATGGGATCGCCGACGGAAAAAATCGTTGACTTTGCAAACGACAACGGCATCGATCTGATCATCATGGGAACCCACGGACGGACCGGAATCAGGCGGCTGGTGATGGGAAGCGTCGCTGAGGCCGTTGTCCAAAATGCCGACTGTCCGGTGCTGGCTCTCAAATCCCGAACCGGGGCTCATCTGGAGGCCTAG
- a CDS encoding sensor histidine kinase gives MPKHFSLLIVEDDDDARRNMEDILSLDGYRIESVSHCMPALAAARERQFDSVIVDWRLPDGSGGDLISPLKHELPNATIIVVTGLREFDTAVTALREGAYDFLSKPINPEALRALIRRLVERKQHLEQIETAQEKLVANERLAAIGQMVAGLAHESRNAFQRSHACLAELSLDLEDQPENLQLVRKVQKALDDLNQLLEEVRHYSAPIILERRECDIRLLVEETWRNIRDAKPTYVMPEMQIHMSKQTPKIWFLDCNRLAQVVRNLLENASFACEGSGPIRVDIAFEENETTSKQRLSLSVSDNGSGVPPENREQVFVPFFTTKTRGTGLGLAISRRIVESHGGRLTVEESERGGAKFAIRIPPAVNRKSSRRR, from the coding sequence ATGCCAAAACATTTCTCTCTGCTGATCGTCGAAGATGATGACGATGCCCGCCGCAACATGGAAGATATTCTTTCGCTCGACGGTTATCGGATCGAGTCTGTTTCTCACTGCATGCCTGCGTTGGCGGCAGCGCGCGAAAGGCAGTTCGATTCCGTCATCGTTGACTGGCGACTTCCCGACGGAAGCGGCGGAGACCTGATTTCGCCGCTCAAACATGAACTTCCCAACGCCACAATCATCGTGGTGACCGGGCTACGCGAATTCGATACCGCGGTGACCGCGCTGCGAGAAGGAGCTTATGACTTTCTGTCCAAGCCAATCAATCCCGAGGCCTTGCGAGCCCTGATTCGTCGACTGGTCGAGCGAAAGCAGCACCTCGAGCAGATCGAAACAGCGCAGGAGAAACTGGTCGCCAACGAGAGGCTTGCCGCGATCGGGCAGATGGTTGCCGGACTGGCTCACGAAAGTCGCAACGCGTTTCAGCGTTCCCATGCATGCCTGGCCGAGCTCTCGTTGGATCTCGAAGACCAACCGGAGAATCTACAGCTGGTTCGGAAAGTTCAAAAAGCTCTCGACGATCTGAATCAGCTACTCGAAGAAGTTCGGCACTATTCGGCCCCGATCATTCTGGAGCGTCGGGAATGTGATATTCGCTTGCTGGTCGAGGAAACGTGGCGCAATATCCGGGATGCAAAACCTACTTACGTGATGCCCGAGATGCAGATCCATATGTCAAAACAGACTCCAAAGATCTGGTTTCTGGATTGCAATCGACTCGCGCAAGTCGTTCGCAACCTGCTGGAAAATGCGAGCTTTGCATGTGAAGGCTCGGGGCCAATCCGAGTCGACATCGCGTTTGAGGAAAACGAAACGACATCGAAACAGCGGCTCTCCCTGTCCGTTTCGGACAACGGTTCCGGCGTGCCGCCCGAGAACCGCGAACAGGTTTTCGTGCCGTTCTTTACCACCAAAACTCGCGGGACCGGATTGGGATTGGCGATCTCGCGCCGAATTGTCGAATCACATGGCGGTCGGCTTACTGTTGAAGAATCGGAACGCGGTGGCGCGAAATTCGCGATCAGGATTCCGCCAGCGGTCAACAGAAAATCAAGCCGTAGGAGGTGA
- a CDS encoding sigma-54-dependent transcriptional regulator — protein MPTQTDDSDTATSRMNDSKTKSDELDIDLLIVDDETDFRESACRYMKRIGFRVDEAEDGEEALNVTTNKKFDVVIMDIHMPGVSGIQALSELMQRESPPKVIMLTGGGTIENAVESIKLGAYDFLTKPAKLDDLARLVKRACEAHELEKENRQLKEVIRRQAPQSDMIGTSPAMQEVFRLIQRVASSDKPVLIQGESGTGKELVSRAIHKSSPLSEKPLVVVNCAALPDQLLESELFGHEKGAFTGAVAAKPGLFEIADGGTLFIDEFGEMSGALQAKLLRVLEDGSMRRVGSVAERKVKVRVIAATNRDLDQEVKDKNFREDLFYRINVLGIMLPPLRQRAGDIRLLAEKFSGPDWSVDEDVMTRLENYSWPGNVRQLQNAIERAKVLAEEDRIELKNLPAAIVESEERPVTAVNAMVSGDIDLETLNKLHVVETYEKCGKNKTKTAQALGINRRSLYRLLEKFEIS, from the coding sequence ATGCCAACTCAGACTGACGACTCAGACACGGCTACCTCTCGCATGAACGACTCGAAAACAAAATCGGACGAACTGGACATCGACCTGCTGATCGTTGATGACGAAACGGACTTTCGCGAGTCCGCGTGTCGTTACATGAAGCGGATCGGGTTTCGGGTTGACGAAGCCGAGGACGGCGAGGAAGCACTCAATGTCACGACCAACAAAAAATTCGACGTCGTCATTATGGACATCCACATGCCAGGCGTTTCGGGGATCCAGGCGTTGAGTGAGCTGATGCAGCGCGAGTCTCCGCCCAAAGTCATCATGCTGACCGGTGGCGGCACGATCGAGAACGCGGTCGAATCGATCAAGCTCGGCGCCTACGACTTTCTCACCAAGCCCGCCAAACTGGACGACCTTGCAAGACTGGTCAAGCGCGCCTGCGAAGCTCACGAACTGGAAAAAGAAAATCGCCAGCTCAAGGAAGTCATCCGCAGGCAGGCTCCACAGTCCGACATGATCGGGACCTCGCCAGCGATGCAGGAAGTTTTTCGACTGATCCAGCGTGTGGCGTCGTCCGACAAACCAGTGCTGATTCAGGGCGAAAGCGGAACCGGTAAAGAGCTTGTCTCTCGAGCCATCCACAAGTCCAGTCCGCTTTCGGAGAAACCTTTGGTCGTCGTCAATTGCGCCGCGCTTCCTGACCAGTTGCTCGAAAGCGAGCTCTTTGGCCACGAAAAGGGCGCGTTCACGGGTGCCGTTGCAGCCAAACCCGGGCTATTCGAAATCGCAGACGGTGGCACACTGTTCATCGACGAGTTTGGAGAGATGAGCGGTGCGCTCCAGGCGAAACTGTTGCGCGTGCTGGAGGACGGTTCCATGCGTCGCGTCGGATCGGTCGCGGAACGGAAGGTCAAAGTCCGCGTAATCGCGGCAACGAATCGGGATCTTGATCAGGAAGTCAAAGACAAGAACTTTCGCGAGGACCTGTTCTACCGGATCAATGTGCTGGGCATCATGCTTCCACCACTTCGCCAGCGCGCCGGCGACATCCGGTTGTTGGCTGAGAAATTCTCGGGACCGGATTGGTCGGTTGACGAAGACGTCATGACGCGGCTGGAAAATTACAGCTGGCCGGGTAACGTAAGACAACTTCAGAACGCGATCGAACGAGCCAAAGTATTGGCCGAAGAAGATCGAATCGAACTCAAAAATCTGCCGGCTGCAATCGTCGAGTCAGAAGAACGTCCGGTGACAGCAGTCAATGCAATGGTCAGTGGCGACATCGATCTGGAGACTCTCAACAAACTGCATGTCGTTGAGACCTATGAAAAATGCGGAAAGAACAAAACGAAAACCGCTCAGGCGCTCGGCATCAATCGACGTTCGTTGTATCGGTTGCTCGAAAAATTTGAAATTTCATAG
- a CDS encoding universal stress protein, with protein sequence MFDTFKKIMLVTNEPCDTDGAERSAVFLAKYFGADVLLVDSLKTPFYPRHAPALSTEIAYEVALKSKAAYLETLKQRFENLGITTSTKISCSPRTSSELISTVLDEGCDLVIRYLKGNSSRAEGRFGETARNLMRACPVPVLFAQEPVEDPKVVACINLDHDDNENQSIIENARLLVDDPEHLFVVCCWEFSGSDVLFDFMDESLSEQTREEAAEMYSSMFDRMVKDLDLHAAGGRVQLLNCNPVTGIPEFCRENGIDVAVMCSASLDHPLGRKLGSTIEKTIGALPCGLVTVKPIGFESPVVERAAAEARFKLAPQS encoded by the coding sequence ATGTTTGATACGTTCAAAAAAATCATGCTGGTCACAAACGAGCCCTGTGACACCGATGGTGCAGAGAGGTCCGCCGTGTTTCTGGCAAAGTACTTCGGAGCGGACGTTCTGCTGGTCGATTCGCTTAAAACTCCCTTCTATCCGCGTCATGCACCCGCTTTGTCGACAGAGATCGCCTACGAGGTCGCGCTCAAATCCAAAGCCGCTTACCTCGAAACTTTGAAGCAGCGATTTGAAAATTTGGGCATTACAACATCCACAAAAATATCGTGTTCTCCTCGCACATCCAGCGAGCTAATCAGCACGGTTCTCGACGAGGGCTGCGACCTCGTCATTCGCTATTTGAAAGGAAATTCCAGCCGCGCCGAAGGACGGTTTGGCGAAACTGCCCGAAACCTGATGCGTGCTTGCCCGGTCCCGGTCCTCTTCGCCCAGGAACCGGTTGAAGATCCAAAGGTTGTCGCCTGCATCAATTTGGATCATGACGACAACGAGAATCAGTCGATCATCGAAAACGCCCGGCTTCTGGTTGATGACCCGGAACATCTGTTCGTTGTTTGCTGCTGGGAGTTCTCAGGCAGCGACGTTCTGTTTGATTTTATGGACGAAAGTCTCAGCGAGCAGACTCGTGAAGAAGCAGCCGAAATGTATTCGAGCATGTTCGATCGGATGGTAAAAGACCTCGATCTTCACGCCGCTGGCGGTCGCGTGCAGTTGCTGAACTGCAATCCCGTGACCGGCATCCCCGAATTCTGCCGCGAGAACGGTATCGACGTTGCCGTCATGTGCAGTGCGTCGCTGGACCATCCGCTGGGGCGAAAGCTTGGCTCGACGATCGAAAAAACGATCGGAGCCTTGCCATGCGGACTGGTCACCGTCAAACCAATCGGATTCGAGTCTCCGGTCGTCGAACGCGCCGCCGCGGAAGCACGTTTCAAGCTCGCTCCACAATCTTGA
- a CDS encoding PAS domain S-box protein, translating into MNAKDPSKEPTAISAILKTAIDAIVTVDETGSIVSANPATETRFGYSVSDLIGKSINVLIPSSFQLGDNRKETGMGHRKDGSTFPLHLAVSEFEVDGQHLSAYIVRDISDRNERQARLEAILNNAVDAIITIDRRGAIDSANPATESLFGYSQEELVGQNVKMLMPNPYREQHDGYLKNYHDTGTKKIIGIGREVIGQRKDGSTFPMHLAVSEIQLADRVLYTGIVRDITDLKAAERKLAELNSDLESRVKQRTEELRKTQADLVRSEKFATLGKVSGGIAHEIRNPLNAVKTSAYYLLNASNASEEKIREHLERIDRQVSLIDNVVTALSDVAKLPEAQLLKTDLKAILKTVIGSTGLPSTIVVENTLADDLPLVLADTNQIVIAFKNLVRNARDAMSEGGTLKIHATESNAEVDLHVEDTGIGIAEEDLGQILEPLYTTKARGMGLGLSITRAIVEKNGGRLRVESELGDGSCFTITLRKVTATD; encoded by the coding sequence ATGAATGCAAAAGACCCAAGCAAAGAGCCAACGGCGATATCGGCAATCCTCAAGACCGCGATTGATGCGATCGTCACTGTCGATGAAACAGGTTCTATCGTCAGTGCCAATCCTGCGACCGAAACCCGGTTTGGATATTCTGTTTCTGATCTGATTGGTAAGAGCATCAACGTCCTGATACCATCCTCCTTTCAACTCGGCGACAACCGTAAAGAAACCGGCATGGGGCACCGCAAGGACGGTTCGACGTTTCCGTTGCACCTTGCGGTTAGCGAGTTTGAAGTCGATGGGCAGCATCTGTCTGCCTACATCGTCCGCGACATTAGCGATCGAAACGAACGACAGGCTCGGCTGGAAGCGATCCTCAACAATGCCGTTGACGCCATTATTACGATCGATAGACGAGGCGCGATTGACTCTGCCAACCCGGCAACTGAGAGCCTGTTCGGGTATTCGCAGGAAGAGCTGGTCGGACAGAACGTCAAAATGCTGATGCCGAACCCGTATCGGGAGCAACACGATGGCTATCTGAAGAATTATCACGATACCGGGACGAAAAAAATCATCGGCATCGGCCGTGAAGTGATCGGGCAACGAAAAGACGGGTCAACGTTTCCGATGCATCTGGCTGTTAGTGAAATTCAGCTTGCCGATCGCGTGCTATATACGGGGATCGTCCGCGACATCACGGACCTGAAAGCGGCCGAGCGAAAGCTGGCTGAGCTGAACTCCGATTTGGAAAGCCGCGTCAAGCAACGGACAGAGGAACTGCGGAAAACACAGGCTGATCTCGTGCGTAGCGAAAAGTTTGCGACGCTCGGGAAAGTCTCCGGTGGGATCGCCCACGAAATTCGAAACCCACTCAACGCGGTTAAAACTTCCGCGTACTATTTGCTCAACGCCAGTAACGCCAGCGAAGAAAAAATTCGGGAGCATCTCGAACGCATTGACAGGCAGGTGTCACTGATCGACAACGTCGTGACTGCATTGTCAGATGTTGCGAAATTGCCGGAAGCTCAGCTATTGAAGACGGACCTCAAAGCGATTCTGAAAACCGTCATTGGTTCGACAGGTTTGCCATCAACCATTGTCGTCGAAAATACGCTCGCGGACGATTTGCCGCTTGTATTGGCGGATACGAATCAGATCGTGATCGCGTTCAAGAATCTCGTCCGCAATGCGCGCGACGCGATGTCCGAAGGTGGGACATTGAAAATTCATGCCACCGAATCGAATGCCGAAGTCGACCTACACGTCGAAGACACCGGTATCGGAATTGCGGAAGAGGACTTGGGGCAGATTCTTGAACCGCTGTACACGACCAAAGCCCGCGGTATGGGTTTGGGGTTGTCGATTACCCGGGCGATCGTCGAAAAGAACGGTGGCAGGTTGCGAGTCGAAAGCGAACTTGGCGACGGGAGTTGCTTCACAATCACGCTTCGTAAGGTGACCGCGACCGATTGA